One window from the genome of Acidihalobacter ferrooxydans encodes:
- a CDS encoding DEAD/DEAH box helicase, protein MSAVTSFSELVLAAPVLQAVAEIGYEAPSPIQAESIPPLLEGRDVLGMAQTGTGKTAAFALPLLSRIDPAQRFPQVLVLAPTRELAIQVAEAMQTYARHLPGFHVLPIYGGQSMEPQLRALRRGAQIVVGTPGRVQDHLRRGSLQLDRLQAVVLDEADEMLRMGFIDDVEDILQRTPSQRQVALFSATMPEAIRRIAHTYLNDPVEIRIKSQTSTVTATTQRYWLVEGLNKLEALTRILEVEEADAWIVFVRTKTATAELAEKLEARGYAAAALNGDMNQAMREQTVEKLKRGALDIVVATDVAARGLDVSRISHVINYDIPYDTEAYVHRIGRTGRAGRSGDAILFVAPRERRMLRTIERATGQRIEQMRLPSRADIADRRAERFKQRITETLESQDLAFFHELIDGYTQENEQSPTAVAAALAFLLQEERPLVPQLPEPRTTETGRRAARSERDSRAPREDRRPRRSSRDEDDEIGPTVSYRIEVGRAHGVEPKNIVGAIANEAGMESRHIGAIDIQDEYSTVDLPEGMPTGIFKHLQKVWVCGRQLRISVAGEGLGGSRPPARKPKLSVNGGRSRKDAAGQSAKAPKSFKSAKPKRSAKPKTARRKPPTD, encoded by the coding sequence ATGTCCGCTGTTACGTCATTTTCCGAGCTGGTGCTTGCCGCGCCCGTTTTGCAGGCTGTTGCCGAAATCGGCTACGAGGCGCCGTCGCCGATCCAGGCCGAGAGTATCCCGCCGCTGCTGGAAGGGCGCGACGTGCTGGGTATGGCGCAGACCGGCACCGGCAAGACCGCGGCTTTTGCCTTGCCGTTGCTCAGCCGGATCGACCCCGCGCAGCGCTTCCCGCAGGTGCTGGTGCTGGCCCCGACTCGCGAATTGGCCATTCAGGTGGCCGAGGCGATGCAGACGTACGCGCGGCATCTGCCGGGGTTTCATGTGCTGCCGATCTATGGCGGGCAGTCGATGGAGCCGCAATTGCGCGCGTTGCGCCGTGGCGCACAGATTGTCGTCGGCACGCCGGGGCGCGTGCAGGATCATCTGCGCCGTGGCAGCCTTCAGCTTGACCGTTTGCAGGCCGTGGTGCTCGATGAAGCGGACGAGATGCTGCGCATGGGTTTCATCGACGATGTCGAGGACATTCTCCAGCGCACGCCGTCGCAGCGTCAGGTGGCATTGTTTTCGGCAACCATGCCCGAGGCAATTCGCCGCATCGCGCATACCTATCTCAACGATCCGGTCGAAATTCGCATCAAGTCGCAGACCTCGACCGTCACTGCGACCACGCAGCGTTATTGGCTGGTCGAAGGACTGAACAAGCTCGAAGCGCTGACCCGTATTCTCGAAGTCGAGGAGGCCGATGCCTGGATCGTGTTCGTGCGCACCAAAACCGCGACCGCCGAACTGGCCGAGAAACTGGAGGCGCGAGGCTACGCCGCTGCTGCGCTCAATGGCGACATGAACCAGGCGATGCGTGAGCAGACCGTCGAGAAACTCAAGCGTGGCGCGCTGGACATCGTCGTGGCGACCGATGTGGCCGCGCGCGGGCTGGACGTGTCGCGCATCAGCCACGTCATCAACTACGACATCCCTTACGACACCGAGGCCTATGTGCACCGCATCGGTCGCACCGGTCGCGCCGGTCGCAGTGGCGACGCGATTCTGTTCGTTGCTCCGCGTGAGCGTCGCATGCTGCGTACCATCGAGCGGGCTACCGGCCAGCGTATTGAGCAGATGCGTCTACCGAGTCGGGCCGACATTGCCGATCGTCGTGCCGAGCGCTTCAAGCAGCGTATCACCGAGACGCTGGAGTCGCAGGATCTGGCGTTTTTCCACGAACTGATCGACGGTTATACGCAGGAAAACGAACAATCGCCCACAGCAGTCGCCGCCGCATTGGCGTTTCTGTTGCAGGAGGAGCGTCCGTTGGTTCCGCAACTGCCAGAACCACGCACGACCGAGACTGGGCGTCGCGCCGCGCGCAGCGAACGGGATTCGCGTGCGCCGCGCGAAGACCGTCGCCCGCGTCGGTCGTCCCGTGACGAGGACGACGAGATCGGCCCGACCGTGAGCTACCGTATTGAGGTCGGTCGTGCGCACGGCGTCGAGCCCAAGAATATCGTAGGCGCCATTGCCAACGAGGCGGGTATGGAGAGTCGCCACATCGGCGCGATCGATATTCAGGATGAATACAGCACCGTCGATTTGCCCGAGGGTATGCCCACGGGCATTTTCAAACACCTGCAAAAGGTCTGGGTCTGCGGCCGTCAGCTGCGCATCAGCGTGGCGGGCGAGGGCCTCGGTGGGTCGCGGCCTCCGGCACGCAAACCCAAGCTGTCCGTCAACGGCGGTCGCTCGCGCAAAGACGCTGCAGGTCAGTCGGCCAAAGCGCCCAAATCGTTCAAGTCAGCCAAACCCAAGCGGAGCGCGAAACCGAAAACCGCACGCCGCAAACCGCCGACCGATTGA
- the purH gene encoding bifunctional phosphoribosylaminoimidazolecarboxamide formyltransferase/IMP cyclohydrolase, whose product MTDHRPVARALLSVSDKTGLEAFARGLSELGVELLSTGGTARLLVEAGIPVKDVSAHTGLPEMMDGRVKTLHPKIHGGILGRRGTDDAVMAEHAIAPIDLVVVNLYPFEATVARPDCTLQEAIENIDIGGPAMVRAAAKNHADVAVLVDPADYTPVLDQLKADQGTTLALRFALAAKAFAHTARYDGMIANHLGAITTDGTREAFPATLSQQFVKAENLRYGENPHQRAAFYREHAPQEAGVATARQLQGKELSYNNIADTDAALECVKQFDAPACVIVKHANPCGVSVAPNLLTAYERAYQTDPTSAFGGIIAFNRPLDGDTAHAIVSRQFVEVIIAPSVTPAAARAVASKKNVRLLECGEWGAPQPALDFKRVNGGLLVQDRDIGMIGPDALRTVSRRAPDAQELKDLLFAWQVAKYVKSNAIVYARDAQTIGVGAGQMSRVYSARIAGIKAADEGLAVAGSVMASDAFFPFRDGIDAASEAGITAVIQPGGSMRDAEVIAAADEHGMAMVLTGTRHFRH is encoded by the coding sequence ATGACCGACCACCGCCCCGTCGCCCGCGCGCTCCTCAGTGTATCCGACAAGACCGGCCTCGAAGCCTTTGCCCGCGGCCTGTCCGAACTCGGCGTGGAACTGCTCTCCACCGGCGGCACCGCCCGCCTGCTCGTCGAGGCAGGCATTCCGGTCAAAGATGTGTCAGCCCACACGGGCCTGCCGGAGATGATGGACGGCCGGGTCAAGACGCTGCATCCGAAAATCCACGGCGGCATACTGGGCCGACGCGGCACGGACGACGCGGTCATGGCCGAACACGCCATCGCCCCCATCGATCTGGTGGTCGTCAATCTCTACCCTTTTGAAGCCACCGTCGCGCGACCCGACTGTACGCTGCAAGAGGCCATCGAAAACATCGACATCGGCGGCCCGGCGATGGTTCGTGCGGCGGCGAAGAACCACGCCGATGTCGCCGTGCTGGTCGACCCGGCCGACTACACGCCGGTGCTCGACCAACTCAAGGCTGACCAGGGCACCACACTGGCGCTGCGGTTTGCGCTGGCGGCCAAGGCCTTCGCCCACACCGCGCGCTACGACGGCATGATCGCCAACCATCTCGGTGCGATAACCACCGACGGCACGCGCGAAGCCTTCCCCGCAACCCTCAGCCAGCAATTCGTCAAGGCCGAGAACCTGCGCTACGGAGAAAACCCGCATCAACGGGCGGCGTTCTACCGCGAGCACGCGCCGCAGGAAGCCGGCGTCGCCACCGCGCGCCAGCTTCAAGGCAAGGAACTGTCCTACAACAATATCGCCGACACCGACGCCGCGCTGGAATGCGTCAAACAGTTCGACGCGCCGGCCTGCGTCATCGTCAAGCACGCCAACCCCTGCGGTGTTTCCGTCGCCCCGAACCTGCTGACCGCCTACGAACGCGCCTACCAGACCGACCCGACCTCGGCCTTCGGTGGCATCATCGCGTTCAACCGCCCGCTGGACGGCGACACCGCACACGCTATCGTCAGCCGCCAGTTCGTCGAGGTCATCATCGCCCCGTCCGTCACGCCTGCTGCCGCGCGCGCGGTAGCCAGCAAGAAAAACGTGCGCCTGCTCGAATGCGGCGAATGGGGTGCGCCGCAACCCGCGCTGGACTTCAAGCGCGTCAACGGTGGCCTGTTGGTGCAAGACCGCGACATCGGCATGATCGGGCCGGACGCTCTGCGAACGGTCTCCCGACGTGCGCCCGACGCGCAGGAACTCAAAGACCTGCTATTTGCCTGGCAGGTCGCCAAGTACGTCAAGTCCAACGCGATCGTCTACGCCCGCGACGCGCAGACCATCGGCGTCGGCGCAGGCCAGATGAGCCGTGTGTACTCGGCCCGGATCGCTGGCATCAAAGCCGCCGACGAGGGCCTCGCCGTGGCCGGTTCGGTGATGGCATCGGACGCCTTCTTCCCGTTCCGCGACGGCATCGACGCGGCGTCTGAAGCCGGCATCACCGCCGTCATCCAGCCCGGCGGCTCGATGCGCGACGCAGAAGTGATCGCCGCCGCCGACGAACACGGCATGGCGATGGTGCTCACCGGCACGCGTCACTTCCGCCACTGA
- a CDS encoding sulfite exporter TauE/SafE family protein, protein MTLVLFLGLGVVAGVLAGMLGVGGGIVVVPVLLAVFHYLGFAPGVITHLAIGTSLATIVFTSLSAVRAQQRKRAIDWPLVRALVPTVILGAFLSGYVAGWIPGHLLRLFFGGFLVLASLQLLLNWRPAGQRGLPGRVGQWIAGGTIGMVSALVGIGGGTLTVPFLSWCNVDMKRAVAASSTLGFALALFGAAGYVLSGWNVPELPAWSLGYVYLPAWLGISATAVLFAPLGVRLSHALPVATLKRGFGVLLLFVAARMLLNL, encoded by the coding sequence ATGACCCTGGTATTGTTTTTGGGGCTCGGCGTGGTGGCTGGTGTGCTGGCGGGCATGCTCGGCGTTGGGGGCGGGATTGTCGTCGTGCCCGTGCTGTTGGCCGTATTTCATTATCTGGGGTTCGCGCCGGGCGTGATCACGCATCTGGCCATCGGTACTTCGCTGGCGACGATCGTGTTCACCTCGTTGTCGGCGGTGCGCGCCCAGCAGCGCAAGCGCGCGATCGACTGGCCGTTGGTGCGGGCGCTGGTGCCCACAGTGATTCTGGGCGCTTTTCTCAGCGGTTACGTTGCCGGGTGGATTCCAGGGCACTTGTTGCGCCTGTTTTTCGGTGGCTTCCTGGTGTTGGCCAGTCTGCAACTGTTGTTGAACTGGCGGCCGGCGGGGCAGCGCGGCTTGCCGGGGCGCGTCGGTCAGTGGATAGCGGGCGGTACCATCGGCATGGTCTCGGCGCTGGTTGGCATCGGTGGCGGGACGCTCACGGTACCGTTCCTGAGTTGGTGTAATGTCGATATGAAGCGCGCGGTGGCGGCGTCGTCCACGTTGGGCTTTGCGCTCGCGTTGTTTGGCGCGGCAGGCTATGTGCTGTCCGGCTGGAACGTGCCGGAGCTGCCGGCGTGGAGCCTGGGTTACGTCTACCTGCCGGCATGGCTGGGCATCAGCGCAACCGCGGTGTTGTTCGCGCCGCTCGGCGTGCGGCTATCGCATGCCTTGCCGGTCGCGACGCTCAAGCGTGGTTTCGGTGTGTTGCTGCTGTTTGTCGCGGCCCGGATGTTGCTTAATCTCTAA
- the purD gene encoding phosphoribosylamine--glycine ligase, with protein MKIMVIGGGGREHALAWKLAQSPRAQTVYVCPGNAGTAREDGIENIAIAADDIAALLRFAQDKAIDLTVVGPEAPLVAGVVDTFRDAGLRIFGPTRDAARLEGSKAFSKDFMRRHGIPTGAYGVFTEIEPALRFVHDHGAPIVVKADGLAAGKGVVVARSAEEAADAVHDMLAGNAFGEAGHRVVIEEFLAGEEASFIVMVDGAHSLPMASSQDHKARDDGDRGPNTGGMGAYSPAPIITPELHARVMREVIEPTVAGLASEGMPYTGFLYAGLMIDADGNPRALEFNCRFGDPETQPIMLRLRSDLVALIDAALDGRLDQARTDWDARVALGVVLAARGYPGTYAKGEDLGPLPIDRADRKLFHAGTRFDDTRVLSDGGRVLCATALGDDFAAARDAAYALVNEVTWPGKYYRTDIGHRALE; from the coding sequence ATGAAAATCATGGTCATCGGTGGCGGCGGGCGTGAACACGCCCTCGCCTGGAAACTTGCGCAGTCGCCACGCGCGCAAACCGTCTACGTCTGCCCCGGCAACGCCGGAACCGCACGCGAGGACGGCATTGAAAACATCGCCATCGCCGCCGATGACATCGCGGCATTGCTGCGCTTTGCGCAAGACAAGGCCATCGACCTGACCGTGGTCGGCCCCGAGGCCCCGTTGGTCGCAGGCGTGGTCGACACCTTCCGCGACGCCGGCCTGCGCATCTTCGGCCCGACCCGCGACGCCGCCCGCCTCGAAGGCTCCAAGGCATTCAGCAAGGACTTCATGCGGCGCCACGGCATTCCCACCGGCGCCTACGGCGTGTTCACCGAGATCGAACCGGCACTGCGTTTCGTGCACGACCACGGCGCGCCGATCGTCGTCAAGGCGGACGGCCTGGCTGCGGGCAAGGGCGTTGTCGTTGCCCGCAGCGCCGAAGAAGCCGCCGACGCGGTACACGATATGCTCGCTGGCAACGCCTTCGGCGAGGCCGGACACCGCGTGGTGATCGAGGAATTCCTCGCCGGCGAAGAAGCCAGTTTCATCGTCATGGTCGATGGCGCACACAGCCTGCCGATGGCCAGTTCGCAAGACCACAAGGCCCGCGACGATGGCGATCGCGGCCCCAATACCGGCGGCATGGGCGCCTATTCACCCGCCCCGATCATCACCCCCGAACTGCATGCCCGCGTGATGCGCGAAGTGATCGAACCGACCGTCGCCGGCCTCGCCAGCGAAGGCATGCCCTATACCGGCTTTCTCTACGCCGGCCTGATGATCGATGCCGACGGCAATCCGAGGGCCCTGGAATTCAACTGCCGCTTCGGCGACCCCGAAACACAGCCGATTATGCTGCGCCTGCGCTCGGATCTCGTCGCGCTGATCGACGCGGCGCTCGACGGCCGCCTCGATCAGGCACGGACCGACTGGGACGCGCGGGTTGCGCTGGGCGTCGTGCTCGCTGCCAGGGGTTACCCCGGCACCTACGCAAAAGGCGAAGACCTCGGACCGCTGCCCATCGACCGGGCTGATCGCAAACTGTTTCATGCCGGCACCCGGTTCGACGACACCCGTGTGCTCAGCGATGGCGGTCGCGTGCTGTGCGCCACAGCCCTGGGCGATGACTTCGCCGCTGCCCGCGACGCGGCCTACGCGCTGGTCAATGAAGTAACCTGGCCCGGCAAGTACTACCGCACCGACATCGGGCATCGCGCGCTCGAATAG
- a CDS encoding gamma-glutamyltransferase family protein, whose amino-acid sequence MATLQAESERGAVTAPHARAAEAGRDVLRRGGNALEAAVAMASTIAVVYPHMNSLGGDAFWLIADADGTLRGIDAAGQAGRAYTPALYAAPGCVPERGGLATVTVGGAVGAWQAAYDFSRAQWGGAMTWHALLAAAQTYAADGCPVSASYARTLDALPQHVRELPGFAATYLPDGCVPAVGEMFRQPALARTLSELQAAGAEGFYRGALAQRLVAGLRAAGSLLDPDDLAAYRPRWVEPLRLPYGRGELANMPPPSQGFASMMIAAVLQRYGLAGFDPMGADYVHAVVEATKAVFAYRDRYLCDPDVALVPLEPLFAKEFLDELAAGIDPLRAAAPGQPPAPGDTVWFGAVDEAGRAVSVIQSIYHEFGSGVVAGDTGVVWNNRGCAFSLDSQHPNVLAPGKRPMHTLNPAMYLEDGRVRLVYGTMGGDGQPQTQAAILTRVLEFGLSPAAAIAAPRWVYGRTWGESSAGLRLEKRFDRAVFDALARRGHAVSWVPRFSDFMGHAGMLRLNREAGRLRLEAAADPRSDGAALGV is encoded by the coding sequence ATGGCGACATTGCAGGCTGAATCGGAACGCGGCGCGGTGACCGCTCCGCATGCGCGCGCGGCTGAGGCAGGCCGCGACGTGTTACGGCGCGGCGGTAATGCGCTGGAGGCGGCGGTGGCGATGGCGTCGACCATCGCGGTTGTTTATCCGCACATGAACAGCCTGGGTGGCGACGCCTTCTGGTTGATCGCCGATGCCGATGGCACGCTGCGCGGCATCGATGCCGCCGGCCAGGCCGGACGGGCGTATACGCCTGCGCTCTATGCCGCGCCCGGATGCGTACCGGAACGAGGCGGTCTGGCGACAGTCACGGTCGGCGGTGCCGTCGGGGCCTGGCAGGCAGCGTATGATTTCAGCCGCGCCCAGTGGGGCGGAGCGATGACCTGGCACGCACTGCTGGCCGCTGCGCAGACGTATGCCGCTGATGGCTGCCCGGTCAGTGCGAGCTATGCACGGACGCTGGATGCGTTGCCACAGCATGTGCGTGAATTGCCGGGTTTCGCCGCGACCTATCTGCCGGATGGATGCGTCCCCGCCGTGGGCGAGATGTTCCGGCAGCCGGCGCTGGCGCGCACGCTGAGTGAGCTACAGGCGGCGGGTGCCGAAGGCTTTTATCGCGGCGCACTGGCGCAGCGGTTGGTGGCGGGCCTGCGCGCCGCGGGCAGTCTGCTCGATCCGGATGATCTGGCCGCTTACCGGCCGCGCTGGGTCGAGCCCTTGCGTTTGCCTTATGGGCGTGGCGAACTGGCCAACATGCCGCCGCCGAGTCAGGGTTTCGCGTCGATGATGATTGCTGCGGTGCTCCAGCGCTACGGGCTGGCGGGGTTCGACCCGATGGGGGCCGATTACGTGCATGCCGTGGTTGAGGCGACCAAGGCCGTATTCGCGTATCGCGACCGGTATCTGTGCGACCCCGATGTTGCGCTGGTGCCGTTGGAGCCCCTGTTTGCCAAGGAATTTCTCGACGAACTGGCCGCCGGTATCGATCCGCTGCGCGCTGCCGCGCCGGGTCAGCCACCGGCGCCGGGCGATACGGTCTGGTTCGGTGCGGTGGACGAGGCAGGCCGCGCGGTCAGCGTGATCCAGAGCATTTACCACGAGTTCGGCAGCGGCGTCGTCGCCGGCGATACCGGTGTGGTGTGGAACAATCGTGGCTGTGCGTTTTCGCTCGATTCGCAGCACCCAAACGTGCTCGCGCCCGGCAAGCGGCCCATGCACACGTTGAATCCGGCCATGTATCTGGAAGACGGGCGGGTGCGCCTGGTCTATGGCACCATGGGCGGCGATGGCCAACCGCAGACACAGGCGGCGATACTTACGCGGGTGCTCGAATTCGGTCTGTCGCCGGCCGCGGCGATCGCCGCGCCGCGTTGGGTCTATGGCCGGACCTGGGGTGAGTCCAGTGCCGGCTTGCGCCTGGAGAAGCGTTTCGATCGCGCGGTGTTCGACGCCTTGGCGCGGCGTGGCCATGCGGTCAGCTGGGTGCCCCGGTTCAGTGACTTCATGGGCCATGCCGGTATGCTGCGTCTCAACCGCGAAGCAGGCCGCTTGCGCCTGGAGGCGGCTGCCGATCCGCGCAGCGATGGCGCCGCGCTGGGTGTCTGA
- a CDS encoding glycogen/starch/alpha-glucan phosphorylase: MSSNARADTAPTPRGLDEPSLKKSILSRLTRDLGTDPEHASPRDWLNAATLATRERLLERWLRTRRHYDETQSKRVFYLSLEFLIGRLLINSLMNLGIYEEMREALDEYGVDLLEIAELEPDAALGNGGLGRLAACILDSMATQCIPGYGYGIRYDYGMFRQEIENGEQVEKPDAWLRHGNHWEVPRPDHSYVVRFHGYLVSHTQPDGTLRHHWEDGDSIVAVAYDLPVPGYSAQPGAGNVNDLRLWSARASREFELGEFNEGDYIGAVEQKILSENISRVLYPNDASQIGRELRLKQEYFFVSASLQDIIAYHLGRGRSIEELPTYTAIQLNDTHPAIAVAELMRLLRDEHELPWDVAWKITVATFGYTNHTLMPEALETWPVEMMTRLLPRHMQIIYDINQAFINDVHHRFPGDSELISRVSLIDESGERRVRMAHLAVLGSHRVNGVAELHSRLLKDTLFADFYRIMPERFINVTNGVTQRLWLNQANPGLARLVTEHIGNAWIGNLDTIKALDSFAEDASCRSEFREVKLANKRALAAYIQKTQKIIVDPNALFDVQIKRIHEYKRQLLNVLHVITLYNRIRENPDGEHTPRVVMFAGKAAPAYVMAKRIIRLINDVADVINNDPVVGDRLKCVFLPNYGVSLASLIIPAADLSEQISTAGTEASGTGNMKLALNGALTIGTLDGANVEILEEVGTENIYIFGLRTEDVARLRADGYRPRDYYENNAQLRRVLDMINSDFFAPNEPHRHSDIVNTLLDSDHYLVLADYADYVETQQHVSRLYKDQEAWAHKAMLNTARMGKFSIDRTVGEYASEIWSAEPYCIAP, encoded by the coding sequence ATGTCATCCAATGCCCGTGCCGACACCGCGCCGACACCACGCGGTCTGGACGAACCCTCGCTCAAAAAATCGATCCTCAGCCGCCTGACCCGCGACCTGGGCACCGACCCCGAACATGCTTCGCCGCGCGACTGGCTGAACGCCGCCACCCTGGCCACCCGCGAACGCCTGCTCGAACGCTGGCTGCGCACCCGGCGTCATTACGACGAGACCCAATCCAAACGTGTCTTCTACCTGTCCCTCGAATTCCTGATCGGCCGGCTGCTGATCAATTCGCTGATGAACCTGGGCATCTACGAGGAGATGCGCGAGGCACTGGACGAGTACGGCGTCGATCTGCTCGAAATCGCCGAACTCGAACCCGACGCGGCGCTCGGCAACGGCGGCCTGGGGCGCCTTGCAGCCTGCATCCTCGATTCGATGGCGACACAATGCATCCCGGGCTATGGCTACGGTATCCGCTATGACTATGGCATGTTCCGCCAGGAAATCGAAAACGGAGAGCAGGTCGAAAAACCCGACGCCTGGCTGCGCCACGGCAATCACTGGGAGGTGCCGCGCCCCGATCACAGTTATGTGGTGCGCTTCCACGGCTACCTCGTCAGCCACACCCAACCGGACGGAACCCTCCGTCATCACTGGGAAGACGGCGACAGCATTGTCGCCGTCGCCTATGACCTGCCGGTTCCCGGCTATTCGGCGCAACCCGGCGCCGGCAACGTCAACGATCTGCGCTTGTGGTCGGCGCGCGCTTCGCGCGAATTCGAACTGGGCGAGTTCAACGAAGGCGACTATATCGGCGCGGTCGAACAAAAAATCCTGTCGGAAAATATTTCCCGCGTGCTGTATCCGAACGACGCCAGCCAGATTGGCCGCGAACTGCGGCTGAAACAGGAATATTTCTTCGTCTCCGCCTCGCTGCAGGACATCATCGCCTATCATCTGGGCCGGGGGCGCTCCATCGAGGAACTGCCTACCTACACCGCGATCCAGCTCAACGACACACACCCGGCCATTGCCGTTGCCGAGTTGATGCGACTGCTGCGGGACGAGCACGAACTTCCCTGGGATGTGGCCTGGAAAATCACGGTCGCCACCTTCGGCTACACCAACCACACCCTGATGCCCGAAGCACTGGAGACCTGGCCGGTTGAAATGATGACTCGCTTGCTGCCACGCCACATGCAGATCATCTACGACATCAATCAGGCCTTCATCAACGACGTTCATCACCGTTTTCCGGGCGACAGCGAGCTGATTTCGCGCGTATCCCTGATCGACGAGAGCGGCGAACGCCGGGTGCGCATGGCACACCTGGCCGTACTCGGCAGCCATCGGGTGAACGGCGTCGCCGAACTGCACAGCCGCCTGCTCAAGGACACCTTGTTCGCCGATTTCTACCGCATCATGCCGGAACGCTTCATCAACGTAACCAATGGCGTGACACAGCGGCTGTGGCTGAATCAGGCCAATCCGGGCCTGGCCCGATTAGTCACCGAACACATTGGCAACGCCTGGATCGGCAATCTCGACACGATCAAGGCGCTCGACAGCTTCGCTGAAGATGCCAGCTGCCGCTCGGAATTCCGTGAGGTGAAACTCGCGAACAAGCGCGCGCTGGCCGCTTACATCCAGAAAACCCAGAAGATCATCGTCGATCCGAATGCATTGTTCGACGTGCAGATCAAACGCATCCACGAATACAAGCGGCAATTGCTCAACGTGTTGCATGTCATCACATTGTATAACCGCATCCGCGAAAATCCCGACGGCGAGCATACGCCGCGTGTCGTCATGTTCGCCGGCAAGGCCGCTCCGGCCTACGTCATGGCCAAGCGCATCATCCGCCTGATCAACGACGTGGCCGACGTGATCAACAACGACCCGGTGGTAGGCGACCGCCTCAAATGCGTGTTCCTGCCCAACTATGGCGTCAGTCTCGCCTCGCTGATCATCCCGGCGGCCGACCTGTCGGAACAGATTTCCACCGCCGGTACCGAGGCTTCGGGGACCGGCAACATGAAACTCGCGCTCAACGGCGCTCTGACCATCGGCACACTCGATGGCGCCAACGTGGAAATTCTCGAAGAAGTCGGCACTGAAAACATCTACATTTTCGGGCTGCGCACGGAAGATGTCGCGCGCCTGCGCGCCGACGGCTACCGCCCTCGTGACTACTACGAGAACAATGCGCAATTGCGCCGCGTACTGGACATGATCAACAGCGACTTCTTCGCCCCCAACGAGCCCCACCGCCACAGCGATATCGTCAACACCTTACTCGACTCCGACCATTATCTGGTCCTCGCCGACTATGCCGACTATGTGGAGACACAACAGCACGTCAGTCGTCTGTACAAGGATCAGGAAGCGTGGGCGCACAAAGCCATGCTAAACACGGCGCGCATGGGCAAATTCTCGATCGACCGGACAGTCGGCGAGTATGCGAGCGAAATATGGAGCGCCGAACCTTACTGCATCGCCCCGTAA
- a CDS encoding NYN domain-containing protein produces MDSTLRVGVYVDVSNIHLNGGYRMQFDALRDFACRDGAHPARLNAYLAHDANKATEDPVYRNGQRQFHAALRDIGYKVIVKNVRWYTNEDGERYGKANMDLELAVDALLQCDRLDRIVIASGDGDFAYLLRALQNRGCRAEVIAFNNVSADLRREADLYMSGYLVPGLLPIKSEHEWGDYNARMRGVCYHYDHDKGFGFVRFLRHISPDLHVTDTRDPNSPYATAFFHASQLPPNFDSRVLPSREHIFEFTLRPPATEDKKDPMAVELALINV; encoded by the coding sequence ATGGACTCCACCCTGCGCGTCGGCGTTTACGTCGACGTCAGCAACATTCACCTCAACGGCGGCTATCGCATGCAGTTCGACGCGCTGCGCGACTTTGCCTGCCGCGACGGCGCGCATCCGGCCCGCTTGAACGCCTACCTCGCCCACGATGCGAACAAAGCCACCGAAGACCCGGTCTATCGCAATGGACAGCGCCAGTTCCACGCCGCGCTGCGCGACATCGGGTACAAGGTCATCGTCAAAAACGTGCGCTGGTACACCAACGAAGACGGCGAACGCTATGGCAAGGCCAACATGGACCTCGAACTGGCCGTCGACGCACTGCTGCAATGCGACCGGCTCGACCGCATCGTCATCGCCAGCGGTGACGGTGATTTCGCCTATCTGCTCCGCGCCCTGCAGAACCGGGGCTGCCGCGCCGAGGTGATCGCCTTCAACAACGTATCCGCCGATCTGCGCCGCGAAGCCGATCTGTACATGTCCGGCTACCTCGTGCCAGGCCTGCTGCCCATCAAGAGCGAGCACGAATGGGGCGACTACAACGCCCGCATGCGCGGTGTCTGTTATCACTATGATCACGACAAAGGCTTTGGATTCGTGCGTTTTCTCCGTCACATCAGCCCGGACCTGCACGTCACCGATACCCGCGATCCAAACTCCCCCTATGCCACGGCGTTCTTCCACGCCTCGCAACTGCCACCGAATTTCGACTCGCGCGTATTGCCCTCGCGCGAACATATCTTCGAGTTCACCTTGCGCCCGCCCGCCACCGAGGATAAAAAAGACCCTATGGCGGTCGAACTCGCGCTGATCAACGTCTGA